The proteins below are encoded in one region of Flavobacterium sp. IMCC34852:
- a CDS encoding 1-acyl-sn-glycerol-3-phosphate acyltransferase: MQKFDSIRPFYDTEVNEAIQSAVNHPMMKALMGFTFPEVDEEVWKNQLRKTHSIRDFQCNFIYQAVQKVLKKSSEGLTTSGFEKLEPNTSYLFISNHRDIILDTSLLNVALFDHGLVMTASAIGDNLVQKSFLKTLSKLNRNFLVQRGLPPRELLESSKLMSEYIAQLLLRENRSVWIAQREGRTKDGNDATHSGVLKMLAMGSDEPKMLDYFKKIKIVPVSISYEYDPTDALKMPQLIAEANAEKYIKEKNEDFITLLSGIIGQKKRIHIHIGDILDKEIEAIAAEFDNNNKQIQALAQAIDDSILQSYMLWPTNYIAYDLLYKTDQYKAFYTENEKSLFERRLEMRIDENNSQMVESFLAMYANPVVNKSKYQNAI, encoded by the coding sequence ATGCAGAAATTCGATTCTATTCGTCCGTTTTATGATACTGAAGTGAATGAAGCCATTCAATCTGCAGTCAATCACCCAATGATGAAGGCTTTAATGGGTTTCACCTTTCCGGAGGTAGACGAAGAAGTTTGGAAAAACCAACTCAGAAAAACCCATTCTATCCGCGATTTTCAATGCAATTTTATCTATCAGGCTGTACAAAAAGTACTCAAAAAAAGCTCTGAAGGATTAACCACTTCCGGTTTTGAAAAATTAGAACCGAATACTTCTTATCTTTTTATTTCCAATCACAGAGATATTATCCTCGATACTTCATTGTTGAACGTGGCTTTATTTGACCATGGTTTAGTAATGACAGCTTCGGCTATAGGTGATAATTTGGTCCAAAAATCTTTTTTGAAAACGTTGTCTAAACTCAATAGAAACTTTTTGGTACAACGCGGTTTACCGCCAAGAGAATTGTTAGAAAGTTCTAAATTGATGTCGGAATACATTGCCCAATTATTGCTGCGCGAAAACCGGTCGGTATGGATTGCCCAACGAGAAGGCAGAACCAAAGATGGTAATGATGCCACGCATTCCGGAGTGTTGAAAATGTTGGCTATGGGTTCGGATGAGCCTAAAATGTTGGATTATTTCAAAAAAATCAAAATTGTTCCGGTTTCCATTTCTTATGAATATGATCCAACCGATGCTTTGAAAATGCCACAGTTAATCGCGGAAGCCAATGCCGAAAAATACATCAAAGAAAAAAACGAAGACTTTATAACGCTTTTAAGCGGTATCATTGGTCAAAAGAAAAGAATTCACATTCATATCGGCGATATTTTAGACAAAGAAATAGAGGCTATTGCGGCCGAATTTGACAACAATAACAAGCAAATTCAAGCTTTGGCACAAGCCATAGACGATTCTATTTTACAGAGTTATATGTTGTGGCCAACGAATTATATTGCTTACGATTTGTTATACAAAACCGACCAATACAAAGCTTTTTACACTGAAAACGAAAAATCGCTTTTCGAAAGAAGATTGGAAATGAGAATTGACGAAAACAATTCGCAAATGGTGGAAAGTTTCTTAGCGATGTATGCCAATCCGGTGGTGAATAAATCCAAGTATCAGAATGCAATCTAA
- a CDS encoding TatD family hydrolase: MILTDTHTHLYSEEFQNDRTEMIQRAIDVGVSRFFVPSIDSTYTQKMYDLETQFPDNIFLMMGLHPCYVKPETYQQELEHVETELAKRKFYTVGEIGIDLYWDKTTLAIQQEAFQRQIQLAKKYKLAINIHCRDAFDEVFEVLETERSEDLFGIFHCFTGDLGQAQRAIGLNMRLGIGGVATFKNGKIDQFLHEIDLQHIVLETDSPYLAPVPFRGKRNESSYTKLVAEKLALIYQLPLEEIARITTENSKAVFGI, encoded by the coding sequence ATGATTTTAACCGATACCCACACGCATCTTTATTCCGAAGAATTTCAAAACGACCGCACCGAAATGATTCAACGTGCTATAGATGTTGGAGTTTCAAGATTTTTTGTGCCGTCCATTGATTCGACTTACACCCAAAAAATGTACGATTTGGAAACCCAATTTCCCGACAACATTTTTTTAATGATGGGCTTGCATCCGTGTTATGTTAAACCCGAAACTTATCAGCAAGAATTGGAGCATGTGGAAACTGAATTGGCCAAAAGAAAATTCTATACCGTTGGCGAAATCGGTATCGATTTGTATTGGGACAAAACCACTTTGGCGATTCAACAAGAAGCGTTTCAGCGCCAAATTCAATTGGCTAAAAAATATAAGTTAGCCATTAATATTCACTGTCGCGACGCTTTTGATGAGGTTTTTGAAGTGTTGGAAACTGAACGTTCAGAGGATTTGTTTGGCATTTTTCATTGTTTTACAGGTGATTTGGGTCAAGCCCAAAGAGCCATCGGCTTGAACATGAGACTCGGAATCGGCGGTGTGGCTACTTTCAAAAACGGGAAGATTGATCAATTTCTCCATGAAATTGATTTGCAACATATAGTTCTTGAAACCGATTCGCCTTATTTGGCGCCGGTGCCTTTCCGCGGCAAGCGAAACGAAAGCAGTTATACTAAATTGGTGGCCGAAAAATTAGCCCTGATTTACCAACTTCCGTTAGAAGAAATCGCTCGAATAACGACAGAAAATTCTAAAGCTGTTTTTGGGATTTAA
- the odhB gene encoding 2-oxoglutarate dehydrogenase complex dihydrolipoyllysine-residue succinyltransferase, translating to MILEMKVPSPGESIKEVEIATWLVKDGDYVEKDQAIAEVDSDKATLELPAEASGIITLKAEEGDAVAVGAVVCLIDTSAAKPSGSAPAPAAEVKAEAPKVEEKKAEAPKAAPVAAATYAAQTPSPAARKILDEKNIQPSDIVGTGKDGRITKEDAVNAVPSMGTPTGGNRGSERTKLSMLRRKVAERLVSAKNETAMLTTFNEVDMTNIYALREQYKEEFKAKHGLGLGFMSFFTKAVTRALQLYPDVNSMIDGQEKIAYDFCDISVAVSGPKGLMVPVMRNAETLSFRGVEAEIKRLAIRARDGQITVDEMTGGTFTISNGGVFGSMLSTPIINPPQSGILGMHNVVERPIVRNGQIVIAPVMYVALSYDHRIIDGRESVGFLVAVKEALENPVEILMNNNPKKALEL from the coding sequence ATGATTTTAGAAATGAAAGTGCCTTCACCGGGCGAATCGATTAAAGAAGTAGAAATTGCCACTTGGCTGGTAAAAGACGGCGATTATGTAGAAAAAGACCAAGCCATTGCTGAGGTGGATTCTGATAAAGCCACTTTAGAGTTACCGGCAGAAGCCAGCGGAATCATCACGCTAAAAGCCGAAGAAGGTGACGCAGTAGCGGTTGGTGCAGTGGTTTGTTTAATCGATACTAGCGCAGCTAAACCAAGCGGTTCTGCTCCGGCTCCAGCGGCAGAAGTTAAAGCTGAAGCACCAAAAGTAGAAGAGAAAAAAGCAGAAGCGCCAAAAGCAGCACCAGTGGCAGCAGCTACTTATGCAGCCCAAACACCATCTCCGGCAGCTCGTAAAATATTAGACGAAAAAAATATCCAACCTTCAGACATCGTTGGAACAGGAAAAGACGGCAGAATCACCAAAGAAGATGCGGTAAACGCTGTGCCTTCAATGGGAACTCCAACAGGAGGCAATCGTGGTTCAGAAAGAACTAAATTATCCATGTTGCGTCGTAAAGTAGCGGAAAGATTGGTTTCTGCGAAAAACGAAACCGCCATGTTGACTACGTTCAACGAGGTGGATATGACCAACATCTACGCGTTGCGTGAGCAATACAAAGAAGAGTTTAAAGCGAAACACGGCTTAGGATTGGGCTTTATGTCATTCTTTACTAAAGCCGTAACCCGCGCTTTACAATTATACCCGGATGTAAATTCGATGATTGACGGTCAAGAGAAAATTGCTTACGATTTCTGTGATATCTCCGTAGCGGTATCAGGGCCTAAAGGTTTGATGGTTCCCGTAATGAGAAACGCTGAAACACTATCTTTCAGAGGTGTGGAAGCCGAAATCAAAAGATTAGCGATTCGCGCTCGTGACGGACAAATCACGGTTGACGAAATGACCGGAGGAACATTCACTATTTCTAATGGTGGCGTTTTCGGAAGTATGTTGAGCACGCCAATTATCAATCCGCCACAATCGGGGATCTTAGGAATGCACAATGTAGTGGAAAGACCTATCGTTAGAAACGGACAAATCGTTATCGCTCCGGTAATGTATGTGGCTTTATCGTATGACCACAGAATCATTGACGGACGTGAGTCGGTTGGATTCTTAGTAGCGGTAAAAGAAGCGTTAGAAAATCCGGTGGAAATTTTGATGAATAACAACCCTAAGAAAGCTTTAGAGCTTTAG
- a CDS encoding retropepsin-like aspartic protease gives MKNLQDVLKKEKYKKINFKVSKTQHLLIKATINGVSGNFILDTGASNSCVGFDSIEKFNLKAGRSKTKASGAGGTGMMTKIAKNNALKIGRWKTEELHLIIFDMSHVNEALTQYKAKPVDGIIGADVLLEGKAIIDYYNHCLYLK, from the coding sequence ATGAAAAACCTGCAAGACGTACTGAAAAAAGAAAAGTATAAGAAAATCAATTTCAAAGTTTCTAAAACCCAGCATTTACTGATTAAAGCCACTATCAATGGGGTTTCGGGAAACTTTATTTTAGATACAGGCGCTTCAAACAGTTGTGTGGGTTTTGACAGTATTGAAAAATTCAACCTAAAAGCCGGAAGATCAAAAACCAAAGCTTCGGGCGCAGGCGGAACCGGGATGATGACCAAGATTGCCAAGAACAATGCTTTAAAAATTGGTCGCTGGAAAACGGAAGAACTCCATTTAATTATTTTTGACATGAGCCACGTAAATGAAGCGTTGACACAATATAAAGCCAAGCCGGTTGACGGTATAATTGGCGCTGATGTTTTGTTGGAAGGCAAAGCAATTATTGATTACTACAATCATTGTTTGTATTTAAAATAA
- a CDS encoding T9SS type A sorting domain-containing protein produces MGKKYTYLLLLFVFGLFFSQSSYGQMLANNDQGSVTYSNTVQIAIQNVLGNDTLNGIPVTLSDVTFSQISSTTHVTLQPNGSVVVNAGAPTGYYEIFYDVCQIGNPGNCDYAFAYVTVNPVPIVANSDAVTISTGLVVPQIILENVLSNDTLGGIPISISDAYIQQISSTASTYFSIDYSTANVLVISNPPPGIYTLEYYYCINSCTNAFATITVVNSLLTTINSTYQDFNGDGITNVGDVVNYTYSITNIGNTAVSNISITSSEVNINGGPPIPLLNPSANNNTTYTGVHVITQEDINNGSVVVGVQTNGTLSGNPISVTTTDTQSLNIANGVQLNAFIDYNGNGTQENGEPNFLYGSFQYQLNDNGTVHNIISSNGIHYLYETNPTNSYDFGFTINPAYTSQYSVAPASYANVTVANGSGIVTYNFAVTQIPYSDLGINVYGWIPPRPGFDYENYVTYFNYGNQTIASGTVTFTKGSNVSILSVSPSGSTPTAGGFTYNFTNLLPGESRTFAVMMQVPTIPTVNLGDLVTNTASISIPSNDINVNNNSSSLTQTIVGSYDPNDKAESHGPQIQHSTFSTNDYLTYTIRFENTGTAEAINIRVNDVLDADLDETTVRMVTASHPYVLDRVGSNLTWRFDGVNLEPSIPGNSVIGHGYIVFQVKPKPGYIIGDVIPNTANIYFDFNPAIVTNTWTTEFVLQLSNPDFTAMDFEYYPNPVKNSLTLSSETIINNIEIYSVLGQKVKSFKVDGIQTEINLSELNQGLYFIKVTSAGQEKTVKIIKE; encoded by the coding sequence ATGGGGAAAAAATACACTTATTTACTGCTGCTTTTTGTTTTCGGATTGTTTTTTAGTCAATCTTCTTATGGTCAAATGTTGGCCAACAATGATCAAGGAAGCGTTACTTATTCAAATACTGTACAAATTGCCATTCAAAATGTTTTGGGAAACGACACTTTAAATGGAATTCCTGTTACGTTATCAGATGTAACTTTCTCCCAAATTTCTTCAACAACTCATGTTACATTACAGCCTAATGGTTCTGTAGTTGTAAATGCAGGAGCACCGACTGGCTATTATGAAATCTTCTATGATGTATGTCAAATTGGCAATCCGGGAAACTGCGATTATGCTTTCGCCTATGTGACAGTAAATCCGGTGCCGATTGTCGCTAACAGTGATGCGGTGACGATTTCAACTGGATTAGTTGTTCCTCAAATTATTTTAGAAAATGTATTGTCTAACGATACGTTAGGAGGCATTCCGATAAGCATTAGTGATGCTTATATTCAACAAATATCTTCTACGGCATCTACTTATTTTTCAATTGATTACAGTACTGCCAATGTGTTAGTGATTAGTAATCCGCCACCTGGGATTTATACTTTAGAGTATTACTATTGTATCAACAGTTGTACTAATGCTTTTGCAACCATCACAGTAGTGAATTCCTTATTGACAACTATTAATAGCACTTATCAAGATTTTAACGGTGATGGCATAACCAATGTTGGAGATGTAGTCAATTACACCTATTCGATTACCAATATCGGCAATACGGCTGTCTCCAATATATCCATTACCAGCTCGGAAGTCAATATCAATGGCGGTCCGCCGATTCCGCTTTTGAATCCGAGTGCGAATAACAATACTACTTATACCGGCGTTCATGTCATTACCCAAGAAGACATCAATAATGGTTCGGTAGTCGTTGGGGTTCAAACCAACGGAACTTTATCCGGAAATCCGATTAGTGTAACCACTACGGATACCCAAAGCTTAAACATCGCCAATGGTGTCCAATTGAACGCCTTCATAGATTACAACGGCAATGGTACTCAGGAAAATGGAGAACCCAATTTTCTGTATGGTTCCTTCCAATACCAATTGAATGATAATGGTACTGTTCACAATATTATTTCCTCCAACGGCATACATTATTTATATGAAACCAATCCGACTAACAGTTATGATTTTGGATTTACTATCAATCCGGCTTATACGTCACAATATTCGGTAGCTCCGGCTTCTTATGCTAATGTAACGGTGGCTAACGGTTCGGGGATAGTGACTTATAATTTTGCCGTAACTCAAATTCCTTACAGTGATTTAGGTATTAACGTTTACGGTTGGATTCCACCAAGACCCGGATTCGATTATGAAAATTACGTCACTTATTTCAACTACGGCAATCAAACCATTGCTAGCGGAACGGTTACTTTTACTAAAGGCAGTAACGTAAGTATTCTTTCTGTTTCACCGTCAGGCTCAACCCCAACAGCGGGTGGATTTACGTATAATTTCACCAATTTATTACCGGGAGAATCGCGAACTTTTGCTGTTATGATGCAAGTACCAACTATCCCAACAGTAAATTTAGGTGATTTGGTTACCAATACGGCTTCTATTTCTATTCCTTCTAATGATATTAATGTCAATAACAACAGCAGCAGTTTAACACAAACCATAGTAGGTTCTTATGACCCGAATGATAAAGCCGAAAGTCATGGCCCGCAAATACAACATTCTACTTTCAGTACCAATGATTATTTAACCTACACCATTCGATTTGAAAATACAGGAACAGCCGAAGCTATCAACATTAGAGTTAACGATGTTTTAGATGCCGACCTTGATGAAACCACAGTTAGAATGGTTACCGCCAGTCATCCTTATGTCTTAGACCGTGTGGGAAGCAATTTGACTTGGCGTTTTGACGGTGTGAATTTAGAGCCGTCTATTCCAGGGAATTCAGTGATTGGTCATGGTTATATCGTGTTCCAAGTCAAGCCAAAACCGGGTTATATCATTGGAGATGTGATACCGAATACCGCCAATATTTATTTCGATTTCAATCCGGCGATTGTGACCAACACTTGGACCACCGAGTTTGTCTTACAGTTGAGCAACCCTGATTTTACGGCAATGGACTTTGAGTATTATCCTAATCCTGTTAAAAACAGTTTGACCCTTTCAAGTGAGACCATTATAAACAACATTGAAATCTATTCTGTTCTGGGACAAAAAGTGAAATCATTCAAAGTAGACGGCATCCAAACCGAAATCAACTTATCAGAATTGAACCAAGGCTTGTACTTTATTAAAGTAACCAGTGCAGGTCAGGAAAAAACAGTAAAAATTATTAAAGAATAA
- a CDS encoding 2-oxoglutarate dehydrogenase E1 component, with the protein MDRFSFLNAAHTEFFAHLYEQYLQNPDSVEPSWRAFFQGFDFGMATYNEENAVQELAHYAASVPQNGQVSDKLQKEFNVLKLIDGYRTRGHLFTQTNPVRDRRVYEPNLDIENFGLTSADLDTVFDAAKILGKQPSTLKQILAHLKSMYCQHIGIEYMHMENPIFVNWVQERLNKNDNQPDFNAEQKKHILGKLNEAVSFENFLHTKYVGQKRFSLEGGESIIPALDALIESAAEKGVEHFVMGMAHRGRLNTLANIFGKATQDIFSEFDGKDYDKEYFDGDVKYHLGLTSERKTQSGKKININLAPNPSHLETVGAVIEGITRAKQDKYFPEDFSKVLPIAVHGDAAVAGQGIVYEIVQMAQLDGYKTGGTIHIVINNQVGFTTNYLDARSSTYCTDVAKVTLSPILHVNSDDAEAVVHAMLFALDFRMQFGRDVFIDLLGYRKYGHNEGDEPRFTQPLLYKLIARHKNPRDIYSEKLITAGIVDAAYVTKIENEYKAKLDENLQASRKKDLTIIKPFMQDEWKGFVQVSDDEMLQKVDTTFDKKKLDAILETISTLPADKKFISKITKIVTDRKAMYDNNTIDWGTAEALAYGSLLTEGYDIRLSGQDVERGTFSHRHAVVKVEDSEEEVILLNALKDKKGKFNVFNSFLSEYGVLGFDYGYALANPNALTIWEAQFGDFSNGAQIMIDQYISCGEDKWNNQNGIVLLLPHGYEGQGAEHSSARMERYLQLCAKHNMYVADCTTPANFFHLLRRQMKTKFRKPLVVFSPKSLLRHPLCVSTREALYNGQFQEVIDDASIDKKKVKTVVFCTGKFYYDILAERENLGRNDVALVRIEQLFPLPTEQLKAVIASYPNTDDFVWAQEEPKNMGAYSYMLMNFDLVPWRLASLKAYAAPAAGSHTRDRRRHADAIRMVFDKNLFR; encoded by the coding sequence ATGGATAGGTTTTCCTTTTTAAACGCAGCACACACCGAATTTTTTGCCCATTTATACGAACAATACCTTCAAAATCCCGATAGCGTAGAGCCAAGTTGGCGCGCTTTTTTTCAAGGTTTCGACTTTGGAATGGCAACCTATAACGAAGAGAATGCCGTACAGGAATTGGCGCACTATGCTGCCAGTGTTCCTCAGAACGGACAGGTTTCTGATAAATTGCAAAAAGAATTCAATGTACTAAAGTTGATTGACGGCTACAGAACACGCGGTCACTTATTTACCCAAACCAATCCGGTTCGTGACCGTAGAGTATATGAGCCGAATTTAGATATCGAAAATTTCGGTCTGACTTCAGCCGATTTGGATACCGTATTTGATGCCGCCAAAATTTTAGGAAAACAACCCTCTACTTTAAAACAAATTCTTGCTCATTTGAAGAGTATGTATTGCCAACACATTGGGATCGAATACATGCACATGGAAAATCCGATTTTTGTGAATTGGGTTCAAGAAAGATTAAATAAAAACGACAACCAACCTGATTTCAACGCCGAACAAAAGAAACACATCTTAGGCAAACTAAATGAAGCGGTTTCTTTCGAGAATTTTTTGCATACAAAGTATGTTGGGCAAAAACGATTCTCGTTGGAAGGTGGTGAAAGTATCATTCCGGCATTAGACGCATTAATTGAATCGGCAGCTGAAAAAGGCGTTGAGCATTTCGTTATGGGAATGGCCCATAGAGGGAGATTAAATACCTTAGCTAACATTTTCGGCAAAGCCACACAAGACATCTTCTCCGAATTTGACGGAAAAGATTATGATAAAGAATATTTTGACGGTGACGTAAAGTACCACTTAGGGTTAACGTCAGAAAGAAAAACCCAATCGGGTAAAAAAATCAATATCAATTTGGCTCCCAATCCATCTCACTTGGAAACGGTTGGTGCCGTGATTGAGGGAATTACCCGTGCCAAACAAGACAAATATTTCCCGGAAGATTTCTCTAAAGTATTGCCAATCGCCGTTCACGGTGATGCGGCTGTGGCCGGACAAGGAATCGTGTACGAGATCGTTCAAATGGCCCAATTAGACGGTTACAAAACCGGAGGAACCATTCATATTGTCATCAATAACCAAGTAGGATTTACGACCAATTATTTAGATGCCCGTTCGTCAACGTATTGTACCGATGTGGCCAAAGTGACTTTGTCGCCAATACTTCACGTAAATTCAGACGATGCGGAAGCGGTAGTTCACGCCATGTTATTCGCGTTAGACTTCAGAATGCAATTCGGAAGAGACGTTTTCATCGATTTGTTAGGCTACAGAAAATATGGCCACAACGAAGGCGATGAACCTCGTTTTACCCAACCGTTATTGTACAAATTAATTGCCCGTCACAAAAACCCAAGAGACATTTACTCCGAAAAATTAATCACCGCCGGAATCGTTGATGCCGCGTATGTGACCAAAATAGAAAACGAATACAAAGCCAAGCTGGATGAAAATCTGCAAGCTTCCCGTAAAAAAGATTTGACCATCATCAAACCTTTTATGCAAGATGAATGGAAAGGTTTTGTACAGGTTTCCGATGATGAAATGTTGCAAAAAGTCGACACTACTTTTGATAAAAAGAAATTAGATGCCATCTTAGAAACCATTTCGACGTTACCGGCCGACAAAAAATTCATCAGTAAGATTACTAAAATCGTTACCGATAGAAAAGCCATGTACGATAACAACACTATCGATTGGGGCACTGCCGAGGCTTTAGCTTATGGTTCGTTACTTACCGAAGGTTACGATATTCGCTTGTCGGGACAAGACGTAGAGCGAGGAACTTTCTCCCACCGTCACGCCGTAGTGAAGGTAGAAGACAGCGAAGAAGAAGTAATTTTATTAAACGCTTTAAAAGATAAAAAAGGAAAGTTCAACGTGTTCAATTCGTTCCTTTCCGAATATGGGGTTTTAGGGTTTGACTACGGTTATGCTTTAGCCAATCCAAACGCCTTAACCATTTGGGAAGCCCAATTCGGAGATTTTTCCAACGGTGCCCAAATCATGATCGACCAATACATTTCGTGTGGGGAAGACAAATGGAACAACCAAAACGGAATTGTTTTATTGTTGCCTCACGGATACGAAGGTCAAGGTGCTGAACACTCGTCTGCGCGTATGGAACGATATTTACAGTTGTGTGCCAAACACAATATGTATGTAGCCGATTGTACTACGCCGGCGAATTTCTTCCACTTGCTGCGTCGCCAAATGAAAACCAAATTCCGCAAACCATTGGTAGTATTCTCACCTAAGAGTTTGTTGCGTCACCCATTGTGTGTGTCTACTCGTGAAGCATTGTACAACGGTCAATTCCAAGAAGTAATCGATGATGCTTCTATCGACAAGAAAAAAGTAAAAACCGTAGTGTTCTGTACCGGAAAATTCTACTACGATATTTTAGCCGAAAGAGAAAACTTAGGCAGAAATGACGTAGCTTTGGTACGTATCGAGCAGTTGTTCCCGTTACCAACAGAGCAATTGAAAGCGGTGATTGCGAGTTATCCGAATACCGACGATTTCGTTTGGGCACAGGAAGAACCAAAAAACATGGGTGCTTACAGCTATATGCTAATGAATTTCGACTTGGTGCCATGGCGATTGGCTTCTTTAAAAGCTTATGCAGCTCCGGCCGCCGGAAGTCACACACGAGACAGAAGAAGACATGCCGATGCCATCAGAATGGTATTTGACAAGAATTTATTTAGATAA
- a CDS encoding TCR/Tet family MFS transporter encodes MKKNQKEAAIGFIFITMLIDITGWGIIIPVIPKLISELIQADISEAAKYGGWLTFAYAITQFVCAPLIGNLSDKFGRRPIILISLFAFSLDYLLLAFAPTITWLFVGRIIAGLTGASITTASAYIADVSTPENRAKNFGMIGAAFGLGFIIGPVIGGLLGQFGSRVPFYAAAVLCMLNFLYGYFILPESLPKKNRREFEWKRANPIGALLNLKKHPSLIGLILAIFLLYVGSHAVHSNWSFFTMYRFDWDEKMVGISLGVVGLLVGLVQGGLIRWTSPRLGNTKSIYLGLSLYTVGMLLFAFATESWMMFAFLVPYCLGGIAGPALQSEVSGKVPANEQGEIQGTLASLMSASAIIGPPMMTNTFYFFTHDEAPFQLPGAPFILGSFLMLISTLIAYYSLKKKSQTP; translated from the coding sequence ATGAAGAAAAACCAAAAAGAAGCGGCGATAGGATTTATTTTTATTACGATGCTGATTGATATTACGGGCTGGGGCATTATCATTCCGGTAATCCCTAAATTAATTTCCGAACTCATTCAAGCCGATATCAGTGAAGCAGCAAAATATGGCGGTTGGCTGACTTTTGCTTACGCGATAACGCAGTTTGTTTGTGCGCCTTTGATTGGGAATCTGAGTGATAAATTTGGCCGAAGACCGATTATTTTAATTTCGCTTTTTGCCTTTTCCTTAGACTATTTGTTGTTGGCTTTTGCCCCAACAATCACTTGGCTTTTTGTGGGAAGAATTATTGCAGGTTTGACGGGTGCGAGTATTACGACAGCTTCCGCTTATATCGCCGATGTGAGTACTCCTGAAAACCGTGCGAAAAACTTTGGGATGATTGGTGCTGCTTTTGGATTAGGCTTTATTATTGGTCCGGTGATTGGCGGATTGCTAGGGCAATTTGGTTCGAGAGTGCCCTTTTATGCTGCAGCTGTTTTGTGTATGCTTAACTTTTTATACGGTTATTTTATTTTGCCCGAATCTTTACCTAAAAAGAACCGTCGCGAATTTGAATGGAAACGCGCCAATCCTATAGGTGCTTTACTGAATCTGAAAAAACATCCTTCTTTAATTGGACTCATCTTGGCTATTTTTCTTTTGTATGTGGGTTCGCATGCCGTTCATAGTAATTGGAGTTTCTTTACCATGTACCGATTTGATTGGGATGAAAAAATGGTGGGAATTTCACTGGGCGTTGTTGGGCTTTTAGTTGGCTTAGTTCAAGGCGGATTGATTCGTTGGACGAGTCCGAGATTGGGCAATACCAAAAGTATTTACCTTGGATTATCATTATATACGGTCGGTATGTTATTGTTTGCTTTCGCTACCGAGAGTTGGATGATGTTTGCTTTTTTGGTTCCGTATTGTCTCGGAGGAATTGCCGGTCCGGCATTGCAGTCAGAAGTTTCGGGGAAAGTTCCGGCAAATGAGCAGGGAGAAATTCAAGGCACTTTGGCGAGTTTGATGAGTGCCTCGGCTATTATTGGTCCGCCAATGATGACCAATACTTTTTACTTTTTTACCCATGATGAAGCGCCATTTCAGTTGCCCGGAGCGCCGTTTATTTTGGGTAGTTTCCTCATGCTGATTAGTACCTTGATTGCTTATTATTCTTTAAAGAAAAAATCCCAAACACCGTAA